The following are encoded in a window of Syntrophus gentianae genomic DNA:
- the ftsZ gene encoding cell division protein FtsZ: MFELSESTNFSSAKIKVIGIGGGGGNAINTMIRSNLRGVDFIVANTDAQALGQSLASVKIQLGEEVTRGLGAGSNPDVGKRAAMETRDVIRQHIEGADMIFVTAGQGGGTGTGGAPVVAEIAKELGALTVAVVTKPFQFEGKKRNNQADEGIDELRRIVDTLIVVPNQRLLSLGGRNLSLLETFKKADDILYQAVKGISDLITIPGLINLDFADVKSVMSEMGLALMGTGSASGENRAVEAAQRAISSPLLEDNTIQGARGVLLNITGGPDMTLFEINEASSLIQTEAHEEANIIFGTVVDETMGDEIRITVIATGFEDVGKKRQGLSNLASFSANRNRERDIAVPAFIRKGSSGTGDMNIIRMGLIDDTEDPDLEIPTFLRRQAD, translated from the coding sequence ATGTTTGAATTGTCAGAATCAACAAATTTCAGTTCAGCAAAGATCAAGGTCATCGGCATTGGTGGTGGGGGAGGAAACGCAATTAATACCATGATTCGCTCCAACCTTAGGGGGGTTGACTTCATCGTCGCGAACACGGATGCCCAGGCCCTGGGACAGTCGCTGGCGTCGGTGAAAATTCAACTGGGAGAGGAAGTAACCAGGGGACTGGGGGCCGGTTCGAATCCGGATGTCGGGAAAAGGGCCGCCATGGAGACTCGAGATGTGATCCGTCAGCATATCGAAGGGGCGGATATGATTTTTGTAACCGCCGGTCAGGGCGGAGGGACCGGTACCGGGGGGGCTCCCGTAGTGGCTGAGATCGCCAAGGAACTGGGCGCCCTGACGGTGGCCGTGGTGACCAAACCATTCCAGTTCGAAGGCAAGAAGCGCAACAACCAGGCGGATGAGGGCATTGATGAATTGAGGCGGATCGTGGATACCCTGATCGTCGTTCCCAATCAGCGGCTGCTCAGCCTGGGGGGAAGAAACCTCTCCCTTCTCGAGACCTTCAAAAAAGCGGATGATATCCTCTATCAGGCCGTCAAGGGGATCTCCGATCTGATCACGATTCCCGGACTGATCAACCTGGATTTCGCCGATGTGAAGAGCGTCATGTCGGAAATGGGGCTGGCCCTTATGGGTACGGGTTCTGCCAGCGGAGAAAACCGGGCCGTGGAAGCCGCGCAGAGGGCCATTTCCTCGCCGCTTCTGGAAGACAACACGATCCAGGGGGCGCGGGGCGTGCTGCTGAATATCACCGGCGGGCCGGACATGACCCTCTTTGAAATTAACGAAGCTTCCTCTCTGATTCAGACGGAGGCGCATGAAGAGGCCAATATCATTTTCGGAACGGTTGTGGATGAAACCATGGGGGATGAGATCCGGATTACCGTCATCGCCACCGGTTTCGAGGATGTGGGAAAGAAGCGGCAGGGCTTGTCCAATCTGGCTTCCTTCAGCGCGAATCGCAATCGGGAGCGGGATATCGCCGTTCCGGCATTCATACGCAAGGGCTCTTCCGGGACCGGCGATATGAACATCATTCGGATGGGGCTGATCGACGATACGGAAGACCCCGATCTGGAAATTCCCACCTTTTTGCGTCGGCAGGCGGATTAA
- a CDS encoding radical SAM protein, translating into MSWKKQKRHEQLLAQETGYQRKVWGDKLTVCLVYPNVYRIGMANLGFQTVYSLLNGLPFCLCERAFFSPPGEGDPSREKGLISLESQRPLKDFDIVAFAIPFENDYPHLLSILAGAGITLQASLRKDSDPLVMAGGIAATLNPEPLSSFVDLFLLGEAEESLPEFAERYWEALTQGLDRRQRLFTVQRDVTGAYVPQLYSVYYSPDGAIEEILPADNALPQKIRRRWGKDLCAFRTEQIISTPGTEFGDLFLAEVSRGCSRGCRFCAAGFVYRPVRFRRKEVLEPSLIRGIAEGKRIGLLGTAVSDHPQLADLCRSVLEKGGTFALSSLRMDRINGEIAGLLRESGVETVSLAPEAGTQRLRDVLHKGISEEDIFSAVEHLVVHGIRQIRLYFMVGLPTETEADIEGLIRLTRQIRHQALQLSKGKKPFKRITLSINQFIPKPFTPFQWHPLEEVGVVKKKLQRIKKALHNEGPVQVFHDLPKWNYIQTLLSLGDRRVGQILSEVHRLNGNWAQALKKVPLNPDFYVYRPKELSETLPWDFIDQGIDKALLIREYQQALSKSS; encoded by the coding sequence ATGTCCTGGAAAAAGCAAAAGAGACATGAACAACTTTTGGCCCAGGAGACGGGATACCAACGGAAGGTCTGGGGAGACAAGCTGACGGTCTGCCTCGTCTATCCGAATGTTTACCGGATCGGCATGGCGAATCTCGGTTTTCAGACGGTCTACAGCCTTCTGAACGGCCTGCCTTTCTGTCTTTGTGAACGGGCCTTTTTTTCTCCCCCGGGGGAAGGCGATCCGTCCAGGGAGAAGGGATTGATCAGCCTGGAGTCGCAAAGGCCCCTGAAAGATTTTGATATTGTCGCCTTTGCCATTCCCTTTGAAAATGATTATCCCCACCTCCTGAGCATTCTGGCGGGGGCCGGCATTACGCTTCAGGCGTCGCTGCGGAAGGATTCCGATCCCCTGGTGATGGCGGGGGGGATTGCCGCAACCCTCAATCCCGAACCTTTGAGCTCTTTTGTCGATCTGTTCCTGCTGGGGGAAGCGGAAGAGTCGCTCCCTGAATTTGCCGAGCGGTACTGGGAAGCTTTAACGCAGGGGCTGGATCGCCGGCAGCGCCTTTTTACCGTGCAGCGGGATGTAACGGGTGCCTATGTTCCCCAGCTTTACTCGGTTTACTATTCGCCGGACGGAGCCATAGAGGAGATTCTGCCGGCGGACAACGCACTACCCCAAAAGATTCGGAGACGGTGGGGAAAAGACCTCTGCGCCTTTCGAACCGAGCAGATCATTTCCACACCGGGGACGGAATTCGGCGATCTCTTCCTTGCGGAGGTCAGCCGTGGCTGTTCAAGGGGATGCCGTTTCTGCGCCGCCGGGTTCGTTTATCGGCCGGTCCGCTTCCGCCGGAAAGAGGTCCTGGAACCCTCTTTGATCCGGGGCATTGCCGAGGGTAAAAGAATCGGCCTGCTGGGAACGGCGGTTTCCGACCATCCCCAATTGGCCGATCTGTGTCGCTCCGTTCTGGAAAAGGGCGGAACTTTCGCTCTCAGTTCGTTGCGGATGGACCGGATCAATGGGGAAATTGCCGGACTGCTCCGGGAATCCGGGGTGGAGACAGTTTCCCTGGCGCCTGAGGCGGGAACTCAGCGTCTTCGGGATGTTCTTCACAAAGGGATTTCCGAGGAAGATATCTTCTCTGCCGTGGAGCATTTGGTTGTACATGGCATTCGGCAGATCCGCCTTTACTTCATGGTCGGACTGCCGACGGAAACCGAGGCGGATATCGAAGGGCTGATCCGCCTCACGCGACAGATCCGTCATCAGGCCCTTCAGCTCTCAAAAGGCAAAAAGCCCTTCAAACGGATCACCCTGAGCATCAACCAGTTTATTCCCAAACCTTTCACCCCCTTCCAATGGCATCCCCTGGAGGAGGTGGGGGTTGTTAAAAAAAAACTGCAGAGAATCAAGAAAGCCCTTCACAACGAGGGGCCTGTCCAGGTTTTTCACGATCTTCCCAAGTGGAATTATATTCAGACGCTCCTTTCTCTGGGCGACCGGCGGGTCGGCCAGATCCTTTCCGAAGTGCATCGGCTCAATGGAAACTGGGCTCAGGCTCTGAAAAAAGTTCCTCTCAATCCGGATTTCTATGTCTATCGCCCGAAAGAGCTTTCTGAAACTCTCCCCTGGGATTTCATTGATCAGGGAATCGACAAGGCGCTCCTGATCCGGGAATATCAACAGGCGTTATCGAAATCTTCTTGA
- a CDS encoding chemotaxis protein CheW, translating into MKNSPCRLLVFSVENQNYALDISSVQRVLPIVEITALPGLPSIVAGIVNIEGGVVPVISLRRCCGIPERGMRLSDRMILLILERRRVALWVDDVLELRDCDKAQWIPAEEVLSKLKSVEGVVKDEEELLILQNPEGYLSREDHNLLDSELLSSS; encoded by the coding sequence TTGAAAAATTCCCCCTGCCGGCTTCTGGTTTTTTCCGTTGAGAACCAGAACTATGCCCTCGATATCTCCTCCGTGCAGAGGGTGCTTCCTATCGTCGAAATAACGGCGTTGCCGGGATTGCCTTCGATTGTTGCCGGGATCGTCAACATCGAGGGGGGGGTTGTTCCGGTCATTTCCCTGCGCCGGTGTTGCGGCATCCCGGAGCGCGGGATGAGGCTCAGTGATCGGATGATTCTTCTCATCCTGGAAAGGCGCAGGGTGGCGCTCTGGGTGGATGATGTTCTTGAATTGCGGGACTGCGATAAGGCACAGTGGATCCCTGCCGAGGAAGTTTTGAGCAAGCTGAAGTCCGTCGAAGGGGTTGTCAAAGACGAGGAGGAACTCTTGATTCTCCAGAATCCCGAAGGGTATCTTTCCCGTGAGGATCACAATCTTCTTGATTCGGAACTTTTGTCAAGCTCATAA
- a CDS encoding CheR family methyltransferase translates to MDRFISDEQWRQLTQWITAQMGFHLPQERLPDLKRRLVSAAKEFSFDAVEPFVSWLLSTKLTQRQIEMLASHLTVGETYFYREICSLEALERYILPELIASRRSMKYLRIWSAGCATGEEPYTIAILLHRMIPDIEKWRITLLATDINARFLERAAQGIYREWSFRGDFQWLKDQYFTRTLDGRYRIAEKIREMVTFNYLNLATDPYPSLFNNTNAMDIIFCRNVLMYMEPLLAKRIIRRFYRALVDGGWAIPSVTEGFHLLSTQFVTVTFPRVLLYQKRENQGGELTVYSPWSPLEEEIMAGNPAEGLENPFVSPSDASFPDELPDSGLVTEGSPPFPQESLPLERVEKKTEESLYENALRLFRQGSYREGEKILKSFLEQNPENFQGYALMARLYADSGNLSAARTACEKALSLHKLDAGCHYLRAVILIEQQDFDEAEKALRCALYLEPDFVLAHFTLGNLARQRGQIPLSSKHFEHALLLLQNYQPDDILPESDGVTAGRLRDIIVTADLQRSFRTGS, encoded by the coding sequence ATGGACCGGTTTATTTCCGATGAACAATGGCGGCAGTTGACGCAATGGATCACCGCCCAGATGGGGTTCCACCTTCCCCAGGAACGCCTTCCCGACCTGAAGCGGCGCCTGGTGTCGGCGGCAAAGGAATTTTCTTTTGACGCCGTCGAACCCTTTGTTTCCTGGTTGCTCTCCACAAAGCTGACCCAACGGCAGATTGAGATGCTGGCGAGCCATCTGACGGTTGGAGAAACCTATTTTTACCGGGAGATTTGCAGCCTGGAGGCGTTGGAAAGATATATTCTTCCGGAATTGATCGCTTCCCGTCGCAGCATGAAATATCTGCGGATCTGGAGCGCCGGTTGTGCAACAGGAGAGGAACCGTATACGATCGCGATTCTGCTGCACCGCATGATTCCGGACATTGAGAAATGGCGGATAACCCTGCTCGCCACGGATATCAATGCGCGTTTTCTGGAAAGGGCCGCCCAGGGAATTTACCGGGAATGGTCTTTCCGCGGCGATTTTCAATGGCTCAAGGATCAATATTTTACCCGGACTCTGGACGGGCGCTACCGGATTGCAGAGAAGATAAGGGAGATGGTGACCTTCAATTATCTGAATCTGGCAACGGATCCTTATCCCTCGCTGTTCAACAACACGAACGCCATGGACATCATCTTCTGCCGGAATGTCCTGATGTATATGGAGCCTCTACTGGCGAAAAGGATCATTCGGCGTTTCTACCGGGCGCTGGTGGATGGCGGTTGGGCCATTCCCAGTGTCACGGAAGGTTTTCACCTGCTCTCTACGCAATTTGTTACGGTAACCTTTCCCAGGGTTCTTCTTTACCAGAAGAGAGAAAATCAGGGCGGAGAGTTGACCGTCTATTCCCCCTGGAGCCCTCTGGAAGAAGAGATTATGGCAGGAAATCCGGCCGAAGGGCTGGAGAATCCCTTCGTGTCACCGTCGGATGCGTCCTTTCCTGATGAATTGCCGGATTCCGGGCTTGTAACGGAAGGGAGTCCGCCCTTCCCTCAGGAAAGCCTGCCCTTGGAACGGGTTGAAAAGAAAACCGAGGAGTCCCTTTATGAAAATGCCTTGCGACTTTTCCGGCAGGGCAGTTACCGGGAAGGCGAAAAGATTCTGAAATCGTTTCTTGAACAGAATCCGGAGAATTTCCAGGGATATGCTCTGATGGCGAGACTTTACGCAGACTCGGGGAACCTGTCGGCTGCCCGGACGGCCTGTGAAAAAGCCCTTTCTCTTCATAAACTCGATGCGGGTTGTCATTATCTGCGGGCTGTTATTCTGATTGAGCAGCAGGATTTTGACGAAGCGGAAAAGGCCCTTCGTTGCGCCCTTTATCTGGAACCGGATTTTGTCCTGGCCCATTTTACTCTGGGCAACCTTGCCCGACAGAGGGGGCAGATCCCCCTCTCTTCAAAGCATTTTGAACATGCCCTTTTGCTGCTGCAAAACTATCAACCGGACGATATCCTTCCGGAATCCGATGGCGTTACGGCAGGGAGGTTAAGAGACATTATCGTAACGGCGGATCTGCAGAGATCCTTCCGAACGGGATCATGA
- a CDS encoding chemotaxis protein CheW: protein MNNSLAGSWVTDEEETKKILKERALRLAKEPEVPIESVSSLEVLSFMLAGERYAIEARFVVETMPLRVLTPLPGVPAFILGIANVRGRILSVMDLKKFFDLPENGLTDLHKLIVIRYGDLEVGIVADSLLGIRAIPQDSLQPSLPTLTGIREKYLAGLTDEGTIVLQVDKILADERILVNDEG from the coding sequence GTGAACAATTCCTTGGCTGGTTCATGGGTTACCGATGAGGAAGAGACAAAGAAAATCCTGAAAGAGCGCGCCCTCCGTCTGGCGAAAGAGCCGGAGGTTCCGATCGAATCCGTTTCTTCCCTGGAAGTCCTGTCCTTCATGCTGGCAGGGGAACGGTATGCCATCGAAGCCCGGTTTGTCGTTGAGACGATGCCCCTTCGGGTTTTGACGCCTCTGCCCGGAGTGCCCGCCTTTATTCTGGGAATTGCAAATGTCCGGGGGCGGATTCTTTCCGTAATGGACCTTAAAAAATTTTTCGATCTGCCTGAAAACGGATTAACCGACCTCCATAAACTGATCGTTATCCGGTATGGAGATCTGGAGGTCGGAATTGTGGCCGATAGCCTTTTGGGTATCCGGGCGATTCCTCAGGATTCCCTGCAGCCATCCCTGCCGACCCTGACCGGAATTCGTGAGAAATATCTGGCCGGGCTGACGGATGAAGGAACGATTGTGCTGCAGGTGGACAAAATCCTCGCCGATGAACGGATCCTGGTCAATGACGAAGGGTAA
- a CDS encoding methyl-accepting chemotaxis protein produces the protein MKRKLGTKLLAGGLLVVVIPLIVIGIASVYKATDSISSIAHEEILNVSKVLADTIDLGLTEELRLAQAISLSNSVVAAAEKVTEAGREGSQSEIALAQRELRKIREAAGDRYDTIVLFGRDGIVFADGFQGRDVGINASDRDYFKKALEGNCNLGEVVKSKATGNLVCMAACPILSGKDKKIIGVASCMINVTHLMDMVNKIKIGQSGYSMLVGKDGAVLAHPVKENILKLNYKQVKGLEHMVERVARQEAGVVEYNFEGVDKVLAFSNMKVTGWTALTTISREELLKPAVFTGNLIAVVGVFSLLIAAAFFYFFSRSMTQPLEKVVSAAEQIAEGDLSVQIPDDNRQDEIGMLARSFMKMTQSLQEKAELFQQIAAGNLTVTVKPPSDRDVMGKAFAAMVTSMRGELQAIREAVNVIASSASQISASTTELASAAGQTASAVSQTTSTVEEVKQTAHLSTQKAKYVYDSARKATDVSQQGRKAIDLAVEGINFIRTQTDAISESIMKLSERSQAIGEIISSVNDIADQSNLLAVNAAIEAAKAGDSGKGFAVVAQEVRNLAEQSKQATAQVRTILNEIQRAVGEAVMSTEQEIKAVETGMKQTSEAGDSFRRLVDTIEESAQAATQITASSQQQLVGMDQVVLAITNIHQASAQNVAGAKQVENAAQNLHDLGQQLKQLIDRYSL, from the coding sequence ATGAAAAGAAAACTGGGGACGAAACTGCTGGCAGGAGGCCTCCTGGTTGTTGTGATTCCCTTGATTGTGATTGGCATTGCCTCGGTTTACAAGGCGACAGACAGCATTTCGTCCATTGCCCATGAGGAAATCCTGAATGTATCCAAAGTGTTGGCCGATACCATCGATCTTGGGCTTACGGAGGAGTTGCGCCTTGCCCAGGCGATTTCCCTGTCCAACAGCGTTGTGGCTGCCGCTGAAAAGGTGACAGAGGCAGGCAGAGAGGGCAGTCAGAGTGAAATCGCCCTTGCCCAGCGCGAGCTCCGCAAGATTCGCGAGGCTGCCGGAGATCGTTATGATACCATCGTTCTCTTCGGGCGGGACGGGATTGTCTTCGCGGACGGGTTTCAGGGCAGGGATGTGGGGATCAACGCCTCGGATCGGGATTATTTCAAGAAGGCCCTGGAGGGGAACTGCAATCTGGGTGAGGTGGTCAAATCCAAAGCTACGGGCAATCTGGTCTGTATGGCCGCCTGTCCGATTTTATCGGGAAAGGACAAAAAAATCATCGGGGTGGCGAGCTGCATGATCAACGTCACCCACCTGATGGATATGGTGAATAAGATAAAGATCGGGCAGAGCGGATATTCCATGCTTGTTGGAAAAGATGGGGCGGTCCTGGCTCATCCCGTCAAGGAAAACATCCTGAAGCTCAACTACAAGCAGGTCAAAGGGTTGGAGCACATGGTGGAAAGAGTCGCGAGACAGGAAGCGGGCGTCGTGGAGTATAATTTCGAGGGCGTGGACAAAGTGCTTGCTTTCTCGAACATGAAAGTTACAGGCTGGACGGCGCTCACCACGATATCCCGGGAAGAGCTGTTGAAGCCGGCGGTCTTCACCGGGAATCTCATTGCTGTGGTCGGAGTCTTCTCCCTGCTGATCGCCGCCGCCTTTTTCTATTTCTTTTCCCGGAGTATGACCCAGCCCTTGGAAAAGGTTGTCTCGGCGGCGGAGCAGATTGCCGAAGGCGATCTCAGCGTTCAGATTCCGGACGATAACCGGCAGGATGAAATCGGGATGCTGGCGCGGTCCTTCATGAAGATGACCCAATCCCTTCAGGAAAAGGCCGAGTTGTTCCAGCAGATTGCGGCAGGAAACCTCACGGTTACCGTCAAACCCCCGTCGGACAGGGACGTGATGGGCAAGGCCTTTGCCGCCATGGTCACCTCGATGCGCGGCGAATTGCAGGCTATCCGTGAAGCCGTCAATGTCATTGCCTCCTCGGCCAGTCAGATTTCCGCTTCGACGACGGAGCTGGCCTCTGCGGCCGGTCAGACGGCTTCGGCAGTCAGCCAAACCACCTCAACCGTGGAGGAGGTCAAGCAAACCGCCCATCTGTCCACTCAAAAGGCAAAGTATGTTTATGACAGCGCCCGGAAGGCCACGGATGTCTCCCAGCAGGGCCGCAAGGCCATTGATCTTGCCGTGGAAGGAATTAATTTCATTCGGACCCAGACGGATGCCATTTCTGAAAGCATTATGAAATTAAGTGAGCGCAGTCAGGCCATTGGAGAAATCATTTCCTCGGTCAACGATATTGCCGATCAATCGAATCTTTTGGCGGTCAATGCAGCCATCGAGGCGGCCAAGGCAGGCGATTCGGGAAAAGGTTTTGCCGTCGTCGCCCAGGAAGTGAGAAACCTGGCGGAACAGTCCAAACAGGCGACAGCGCAGGTTCGGACGATCCTCAATGAAATTCAGAGGGCGGTCGGTGAGGCGGTCATGTCCACGGAACAGGAAATCAAAGCCGTGGAGACGGGGATGAAGCAGACTTCCGAAGCAGGGGATTCCTTCCGTCGGCTCGTGGACACCATTGAAGAATCGGCCCAGGCAGCGACGCAGATTACCGCATCCAGCCAGCAGCAGCTTGTGGGGATGGACCAGGTTGTGCTGGCCATCACGAATATTCATCAGGCCAGCGCTCAGAACGTTGCCGGGGCCAAGCAGGTAGAGAATGCCGCTCAGAATCTCCATGATCTGGGGCAGCAACTCAAGCAGCTTATCGACCGGTACAGTCTCTAA